Part of the Kitasatospora sp. NBC_01266 genome, CATATGGCGCGCGGCGCGAAGGAGAGTCTTTTGAGCCACCCTCACCCTGACCTCGGCGCGCCCCCGGCGCTCGCGCCGAACGCGATCCGGATCACCCCGCTCGGCGGCCTCGGGGAGATCGGGCGCAACATGACGGTGCTGGAGCATGCCGGGCGGCTGCTCATCATCGACTGCGGCGTCCTGTTCCCCGAGGACGAGCAGCCGGGCATCGACCTGATCCTGCCGGACTTCTCCTCGATCCGGGACCGCCTCGACAAGATCGATGGCATCGTCCTGACCCACGGTCACGAGGACCACATCGGCGCCGTCCCGTACCTGCTGCGGGAGAACCCCGACATCCCGCTGATCGGCTCGAAGCTGACGCTGGCGCTGATCGAGGCCAAGCTCGCCGAGCACCGCATCCGGCCGTACGTGCTGGAGGTCGCCGAGGGGGAGCGCGAGCAGATCGGCCCCTTCAACTGCGAGTTCATCGCGGTGAACCACTCCATCCCGGACGCGCTCGCCGTTGCCGTCCGCACCCCCGCCGGCATGGTCGTCGCCACCGGTGACTTCAAGATGGACCAGCTGCCGCTGGACGGCCGGCTCACCGACCTGCCCGCCTTCGCCAAGCTGGCCGAAGAGGGCATGGACCTGCTGCTGGTGGACTCCACCAACGCCGAGGTCCCCGGCTTCATCCCGCACGAGCGGGACATCTCCGCCGCGCTGCGCAACGTCTTCGCCAACGCGGACAAGCGGATCATCGTCGCCTCCTTCGCCAGCCACGTGCACCGGATCCAGCAGGTGCTGGACGCCGCGCACGAGTACAAGCGCAAGGTCGCCTTCGTCGGCCGCTCGATGGTGCGCAACATGGGCATCGCGCGCGACCTGGGCTACCTCAAGGTGCCGGGCAACCTGATCGTGGACGTGAAGCAGCTGGACGACCTGCCGGACAAGGAGGTCGTGCTGGTCTGCACCGGTTCGCAGGGCGAGCCGATGGCCGCCCTCTCCCGGATGGCCAACCGCGACCACCAGATCCGGATCGTCGAGGGCGACACCGTGATCATGGCCTCCTCGCTGATCCCCGGCAACGAGACCGCGATCTACCGGGTGATCAACGGCCTGACCCGCTGGGGCGCCAACGTGGTGCACAAGGGCAACGCCAAGGTGCACGTCTCGGGCCACGCCTCCTCGGGCGAACTGCTGTACTTCTTCAACATCTGCAAGCCGAAGAACCTGATGCCGGTGCACGGCGAGTGGCGCCACCTGCGCGCCTGCGCCGACCTCGGGATCAAGACCGGTGTCCCGAAGAACCGCACCGTGATCGCCGAGGACGGCGTGGTGGTCGACCTGGTCGACGGCGTCGCCAAGATCGTCGGCAAGGTGCAGGCCGGCTACGTCTACGTCGACGGCAGCTCGGTCGGTGATGTCACCGAGTCCTCGCTGAAGGACCGCCGGATCCTCGGCGAGGAGGGCTTCATCTCGGTCTTCGTGGTGGTGGACTCCAGCAGCGGCAAGATCGTCAGCGGCCCCACCATCCAGGCCCGCGGCTCGGGCATCGACGACGGTGCCTTCAGCCCGGTGGTCCAGAAGCTGGAGGAGGCGCTGCGCAAGTCCGCCGACAACGGCGTGCTGGAGGTGCGCCAGGTCCAGCAGCTGGTGCGCCGCATCATCGGCAAGTGGGTGGCGGACAACTACCGCCGCCGGCCGATGATCCTGCCGGTCGTGGTCGAGGTCTGACGCACCGCGCGGTCGCCACCGGCCCCGGACAGCTCAGCTGTCCGGGGCCGGTTTGACTCTCGGGGCCTGGCTGCGTAATGTTCTCCGAGTTGCCCCGGCCGCAGAGCGGCTCGGAGGCGAAACCCCCCTGGAACACCTGAGCGATGTTTCCGCATGCCCTTTTCGAAGGAAATTGCGAAACAGAAACTCTGATAGAGTCTGGGACAGCGGAAAGCCGAAAGGCCGGAAGCAAAACCGTGGAAAGCGAAGCGGAAAAGGCACTGAGCCGGATCTGATAAGCTGGAAACACGAAAGAACGAAGCGCCCGGAGAGCTTGCGAGAGCGGCTTGAAGGAAGCGTCCGTTCCTTGAGAACTCAACAGCGTGCCAAAAGTCAACGCCAGATATGTTGACATCCCCGGCCTCGATCGTTTGATCGGGGTTGGAGATTCCTTTTGAAGTAAAACACTAGCGAGGACGCAGTGCACGAGGTCACCCTATTCCGGTGGTTGTCGTGCCGCTCAACGCGGGTGTCGACCCGATTACGGGAAAACATTCACGGAGAGTTTGATCCTGGCTCAGGACGAACGCTGGCGGCGTGCTTAACACATGCAAGTCGAACGGTGAAGCCCTTCGGGGTGGATCAGTGGCGAACGGGTGAGTAACACGTGGGCAATCTGCCCTGCACTCTGGGACAAGCCCTGGAAACGGGGTCTAATACCGGATATGACCTTCCTCCGCATGGGGGTTGGTGTAAAGCTCCGGCGGTGCAGGATGAGCCCGCGGCCTATCAGCTTGTTGGTGGGGTAATGGCCTACCAAGGCGACGACGGGTAGCCGGCCTGAGAGGGCGACCGGCCACACTGGGACTGAGACACGGCCCAGACTCCTACGGGAGGCAGCAGTGGGGAATATTGCACAATGGGCGAAAGCCTGATGCAGCGACGCCGCGTGAGGGATGACGGCCTTCGGGTTGTAAACCTCTTTCAGCAGGGAAGAAGCGCAAGTGACGGTACCTGCAGAAGAAGCACCGGCTAACTACGTGCCAGCAGCCGCGGTAATACGTAGGGTGCGAGCGTTGTCCGGAATTATTGGGCGTAAAGAGCTCGTAGGCGGCCTGTCGCGTCGGATGTGAAAGCCCGGGGCTTAACCCCGGGTCTGCATTCGATACGGGCAGGCTAGAGTGTGGTAGGGGAGATCGGAATTCCTGGTGTAGCGGTGAAATGCGCAGATATCAGGAGGAACACCGGTGGCGAAGGCGGATCTCTGGGCCATTACTGACGCTGAGGAGCGAAAGCGTGGGGAGCGAACAGGATTAGATACCCTGGTAGTCCACGCCGTAAACGTTGGGAACTAGGTGTTGGCGACATTCCACGTCGTCGGTGCCGCAGCTAACGCATTAAGTTCCCCGCCTGGGGAGTACGGCCGCAAGGCTAAAACTCAAAGGAATTGACGGGGGCCCGCACAAGCAGCGGAGCATGTGGCTTAATTCGACGCAACGCGAAGAACCTTACCAAGGCTTGACATATACCGGAAACGTTCAGAGATGGGCGCCCCCTTGTGGTCGGTATACAGGTGGTGCATGGTTGTCGTCAGCTCGTGTCGTGAGATGTTGGGTTAAGTCCCGCAACGAGCGCAACCCTTGTTCTGTGTTGCCAGCATGCCTTTCGGGGTGATGGGGACTCACAGGAGACTGCCGGGGTCAACTCGGAGGAAGGTGGGGACGACGTCAAATCATCATGCCCCTTATGTCTTGGGCTGCACACGTGCTACAATGGTCGGTACAAAGGGCTGCGATACCGTGAGGTGGAGCGAATCCCAAAAAGCCGGCCTCAGTTCGGATTGGGGTCTGCAACTCGACCCCATGAAGTTGGAGTTGCTAGTAATCGCAGATCAGCATGCTGCGGTGAATACGTTCCCGGGCCTTGTACACACCGCCCGTCACGTCACGAAAGTCGGTAACACCCGAAGCCGGTGGCCTAACCCTTGGGAGGGAGCCGTCGAAGGTGGGACCAGCGATTGGGACGAAGTCGTAACAAGGTAGCCGTACCGGAAGGTGCGGCTGGATCACCTCCTTTCTAAGGAGCACATGGCCGGTTGCGAGCGAATGTCTC contains:
- a CDS encoding ribonuclease J; the encoded protein is MSHPHPDLGAPPALAPNAIRITPLGGLGEIGRNMTVLEHAGRLLIIDCGVLFPEDEQPGIDLILPDFSSIRDRLDKIDGIVLTHGHEDHIGAVPYLLRENPDIPLIGSKLTLALIEAKLAEHRIRPYVLEVAEGEREQIGPFNCEFIAVNHSIPDALAVAVRTPAGMVVATGDFKMDQLPLDGRLTDLPAFAKLAEEGMDLLLVDSTNAEVPGFIPHERDISAALRNVFANADKRIIVASFASHVHRIQQVLDAAHEYKRKVAFVGRSMVRNMGIARDLGYLKVPGNLIVDVKQLDDLPDKEVVLVCTGSQGEPMAALSRMANRDHQIRIVEGDTVIMASSLIPGNETAIYRVINGLTRWGANVVHKGNAKVHVSGHASSGELLYFFNICKPKNLMPVHGEWRHLRACADLGIKTGVPKNRTVIAEDGVVVDLVDGVAKIVGKVQAGYVYVDGSSVGDVTESSLKDRRILGEEGFISVFVVVDSSSGKIVSGPTIQARGSGIDDGAFSPVVQKLEEALRKSADNGVLEVRQVQQLVRRIIGKWVADNYRRRPMILPVVVEV